One Ahaetulla prasina isolate Xishuangbanna chromosome 17, ASM2864084v1, whole genome shotgun sequence genomic window carries:
- the LYSMD1 gene encoding lysM and putative peptidoglycan-binding domain-containing protein 1, translating to MASPSGQGSPGAAGLLRGSRARSYGSLVSSPVRERRLEHQLRPGDTLQGLAVMYGVTTEQIKRANRLYTNDSIFLKKTLLIPTKPKAFSNGLNFEDEEEEEGQREAVLPESTKKQKQPRKNGSSGGSVPKHDLSAADFLFKLDSEIRRSKQAAAKKLREGESRILGETSGMNPTPSSSGSYQGEPSPQTQQRAVLGPVPLTRIARADALLDQEDEIFKL from the exons ATGGCCTCCCCCTCCGGCCAGGGGTCTCCGGGGGCCGCCGGGCTGCTGCGGGGGAGCCGGGCGCGGTCTTACGGCAGCCTGGTCAGCTCGCCGGTGCGCGAACGGCGGCTGGAGCACCAGCTGCGCCCCGGAGACACCTTGCAGGGCCTGGCCGTCATGTACGGGGTGACG acGGAGCAGATCAAGAGGGCCAACCGGCTGTACACCAACGACTCCATCTTCCTCAAAAAGACGCTCTTGATCCCCACCAAACCGAAAGCTTTTTCCAACGGACTGAACTTtgaggatgaggaggaagaggaagggcagCGGGAGGCTGTCCTGCCCGAGTCGACCAAAAAGCAGAAGCAGCCCCGGAAGAACGGCTCTTCGGGGGGCTCAGTCCCCAAACACGACCTCTCGGCTGCCGATTTTCTCTTCAAACTGGATTCCGAGATCCGACGGTCCAAGCAAGCAGCCGCCAAGAAGCTGCGAGAAGGAGAGAGCag GATTTTGGGGGAGACATCAGGAATGAAccccacaccttcctcctccggcTCCTACCAGGGCGAGCCTTCACCCCAGACCCAGCAGCGGGCAGTCCTCGGCCCCGTGCCCCTCACCCGGATCGCCCGTGCCGATGCTCTGCTGGACCAGGAGGACGAAATCTTCAAGCTCTGA
- the TNFAIP8L2 gene encoding tumor necrosis factor alpha-induced protein 8-like protein 2, protein MEAFSSRNLALQAEKKILSRMASKSTVTMFIDETSGAVLDELYRISKEHTQDRAASQKVIKNLVKVAVKVSVLFRNGRFNEAELAVAEDFKRKLRQGAMTAVSFHQVAFTFEQGVLGQLLEECRDLLLRLVEKHLTPKSHGRIRHVFDHFADAELLGRLYSPGSPFESHLERVCQGLNQLMDQGKL, encoded by the coding sequence ATGGAGGCCTTCAGCTCGCGCAACCTGGCCTTGCAAGCGGAGAAGAAGATCCTGAGCCGCATGGCCAGCAAATCCACCGTCACCATGTTTATCGATGAGACCAGCGGAGCTGTGCTGGACGAGCTCTACCGCATCTCCAAGGAGCACACGCAGGACCGGGCGGCCTCCCAGAAGGTCATCAAGAACCTGGTGAAAGTGGCAGTCAAGGTCTCCGTCCTTTTCCGCAATGGCCGCTTCAACGAAGCCGAGCTGGCCGTGGCCGAGGACTTCAAGCGGAAGCTGCGCCAGGGAGCCATGACGGCCGTCAGCTTCCACCAGGTGGCCTTCACCTTTGAGCAGGGCGTGCTGGGCCAGCTGCTGGAGGAGTGCCGGGACCTGCTGCTCCGGCTGGTGGAGAAGCACCTGACCCCCAAGTCCCACGGGCGCATCCGCCACGTCTTCGACCACTTCGCGGATGCCGAACTGCTGGGCCGGCTCTACAGCCCCGGGAGTCCCTTTGAATCGCACCTGGAGAGGGTCTGCCAGGGGCTGAACCAGCTCATGGACCAAGGGAAGCTGTGA